One genomic region from Geotrypetes seraphini chromosome 13, aGeoSer1.1, whole genome shotgun sequence encodes:
- the LOC117347717 gene encoding uncharacterized protein LOC117347717 isoform X3 encodes MKSPDNKVSARTVALDKFSVPEKEQKFETSAKQILGSSLDMLHSLIPRLERPRPEAPTGREAAPVVIEERGIVAELIKYKEQRRGRNTMLHLLRLHSMKSTQDHARRRGGQSRVRIQARPDFEDEDLQLMMPVKPKSRSGKKAAGKRKSTPPQNAYGPVFNRSPAQNQPMTYSPTGISQEIEGSGITNRESSSDNESMQTSKGCKANSVNKIVTHSATDKGLNSGHLLNEMLPSTAMKESLVSSPTSPTYESISITSPLKSKSTLSHLTLPSTAVKELNYSLPSSGTPTDIIQENDNATTETAPCRPGYVLEKERCRSICDLTPNYCQNGGKCIVLQDVGPLCMCIQSSNVWYKGERCESFLTEFQLNCIIVACCLLLFILLLLLLVLVLKTSGRKLSRPLLGSTSKLWISSLAPQMSQSFSTLSEASDVTEQTSFGSLPRLSTFFDTERNRPLPLAQKQSLIVCEEFSSTSDFHARLLPDYHTKVPTDPSFWMMERTAF; translated from the exons TCAGTGCCAGAACTGTGGCCTTGGACAAGTTCTCAGTCCCGGAGAAAGAGCAAAAGTTTGAAACCAGTGCCAAGCAAATCCTAGGAAGTTCTCTGGATATGCTCCACTCGCTGATCCCCAGACTCGAAAGACCCAGGCCTGAAGCCCCCACTGGTAGAGAAGCCGCCCCAGTTGTGATTGAGGAAAGGGGCATTGTTGCAGAACTTATAAAGTACAAAgagcagagaaggggcaggaacaCCATGCTGCACCTCCTGAGACTCCATTCCATGAAGTCTACACAGGACCATGCTAGGAGAAGGGGTGGTCAAAGCCGGGTCAGGATTCAGGCAAGACCAGACTTTGAGGATGAGGATCTCCAATTAATGATGCCAGTAAAACCCAAATCCCGGTCTGGCAAAAAAGCAGCTGGGAAGAGGAAATCTACTCCACCTCAGAATGCTTATGGGCCAGTCTTTAATCGGAGTCCAGCGCAAAATCAACCCATGACCTATTCGCCAACTGGAATCAGCCAAGAGATAGAGGGAAGTGGAATTACGAACAGAGAAAGCAGCTCAGATAATGAAAGTATGCAAACGAGCAAAGGCTGCAAGGCAAATAGTGTGAACAAAATAGTCACTCACTCAGCCACTGATAAAGGGTTAAACTCTGGACATCTACTAAATGAAATGTTACCATCTACAGCAATGAAAGAGAGTCTTGTGTCTTCACCAACATCTCCCACCTATGAATCAATATCTATTACATCACCCCTAAAAAGCAAGTCAACTCTTTCCCACCTCACTCTTCCCAGCACAGCAGTAAAGGAGCTAAACTACTCCCTGCCCTCCAGTGGGACACCCACAGACATTATCCAGGAGAATGACAATGCCACAACTGAGACGGCACCCTGTAGACCTGGGTACGTCCTGGAGAAGGAACGCTGTAGGAGCATCTGTGACCTGACCCCCAATTATTGCCAAAATGGAGGGAAATGTATCGTTCTGCAGGACGTCGGGCCCTTATGCAT GTGCATCCAGAGCAGTAATGTCTGGTACAAGGGAGAGCGCTGCGAGTCCTTCCTGACTGAGTTCCAGCTTAACTGTATTATTGTGGCCTGCTGTCTCCTCCTCTTCATCTTACTGCTTCTTCTCCTTGTACTTGTCCTGAAGACTAGCGGCCGGAAACTGAGTCGACCTCTGCTAGGGAGCACCAG TAAATTATGGATCTCCTCCTTGGCACCCCAGATGAGTCAGTCTTTCTCCACATTATCTGAGGCTTCCGATGTCACTGAACAGACATCCTTTGGCTCATTACCACGTCTTTCAACCTTCTTTGATACAGAGAGGAACCGG CCTTTGCCCTTGGCGCAAAAACAGTCCTTGATAGTGTGTGAGGAGTTCAGCAGCACTTCAGATTTCCACGCCCGTCTGCTTCCAGACTACCACACTAAG GTTCCAACAGATCCCAGCTTTTGGATGATGGAGCGAACTGCGTTTTGA
- the LOC117347717 gene encoding uncharacterized protein LOC117347717 isoform X4, whose protein sequence is MLHSLIPRLERPRPEAPTGREAAPVVIEERGIVAELIKYKEQRRGRNTMLHLLRLHSMKSTQDHARRRGGQSRVRIQARPDFEDEDLQLMMPVKPKSRSGKKAAGKRKSTPPQNAYGPVFNRSPAQNQPMTYSPTGISQEIEGSGITNRESSSDNESMQTSKGCKANSVNKIVTHSATDKGLNSGHLLNEMLPSTAMKESLVSSPTSPTYESISITSPLKSKSTLSHLTLPSTAVKELNYSLPSSGTPTDIIQENDNATTETAPCRPGYVLEKERCRSICDLTPNYCQNGGKCIVLQDVGPLCMCIQSSNVWYKGERCESFLTEFQLNCIIVACCLLLFILLLLLLVLVLKTSGRKLSRPLLGSTSKLWISSLAPQMSQSFSTLSEASDVTEQTSFGSLPRLSTFFDTERNRPLPLAQKQSLIVCEEFSSTSDFHARLLPDYHTKVPTDPSFWMMERTAF, encoded by the exons ATGCTCCACTCGCTGATCCCCAGACTCGAAAGACCCAGGCCTGAAGCCCCCACTGGTAGAGAAGCCGCCCCAGTTGTGATTGAGGAAAGGGGCATTGTTGCAGAACTTATAAAGTACAAAgagcagagaaggggcaggaacaCCATGCTGCACCTCCTGAGACTCCATTCCATGAAGTCTACACAGGACCATGCTAGGAGAAGGGGTGGTCAAAGCCGGGTCAGGATTCAGGCAAGACCAGACTTTGAGGATGAGGATCTCCAATTAATGATGCCAGTAAAACCCAAATCCCGGTCTGGCAAAAAAGCAGCTGGGAAGAGGAAATCTACTCCACCTCAGAATGCTTATGGGCCAGTCTTTAATCGGAGTCCAGCGCAAAATCAACCCATGACCTATTCGCCAACTGGAATCAGCCAAGAGATAGAGGGAAGTGGAATTACGAACAGAGAAAGCAGCTCAGATAATGAAAGTATGCAAACGAGCAAAGGCTGCAAGGCAAATAGTGTGAACAAAATAGTCACTCACTCAGCCACTGATAAAGGGTTAAACTCTGGACATCTACTAAATGAAATGTTACCATCTACAGCAATGAAAGAGAGTCTTGTGTCTTCACCAACATCTCCCACCTATGAATCAATATCTATTACATCACCCCTAAAAAGCAAGTCAACTCTTTCCCACCTCACTCTTCCCAGCACAGCAGTAAAGGAGCTAAACTACTCCCTGCCCTCCAGTGGGACACCCACAGACATTATCCAGGAGAATGACAATGCCACAACTGAGACGGCACCCTGTAGACCTGGGTACGTCCTGGAGAAGGAACGCTGTAGGAGCATCTGTGACCTGACCCCCAATTATTGCCAAAATGGAGGGAAATGTATCGTTCTGCAGGACGTCGGGCCCTTATGCAT GTGCATCCAGAGCAGTAATGTCTGGTACAAGGGAGAGCGCTGCGAGTCCTTCCTGACTGAGTTCCAGCTTAACTGTATTATTGTGGCCTGCTGTCTCCTCCTCTTCATCTTACTGCTTCTTCTCCTTGTACTTGTCCTGAAGACTAGCGGCCGGAAACTGAGTCGACCTCTGCTAGGGAGCACCAG TAAATTATGGATCTCCTCCTTGGCACCCCAGATGAGTCAGTCTTTCTCCACATTATCTGAGGCTTCCGATGTCACTGAACAGACATCCTTTGGCTCATTACCACGTCTTTCAACCTTCTTTGATACAGAGAGGAACCGG CCTTTGCCCTTGGCGCAAAAACAGTCCTTGATAGTGTGTGAGGAGTTCAGCAGCACTTCAGATTTCCACGCCCGTCTGCTTCCAGACTACCACACTAAG GTTCCAACAGATCCCAGCTTTTGGATGATGGAGCGAACTGCGTTTTGA
- the LOC117347717 gene encoding uncharacterized protein LOC117347717 isoform X2, giving the protein MLLLVTLGKSRNLPIAPEFSARTVALDKFSVPEKEQKFETSAKQILGSSLDMLHSLIPRLERPRPEAPTGREAAPVVIEERGIVAELIKYKEQRRGRNTMLHLLRLHSMKSTQDHARRRGGQSRVRIQARPDFEDEDLQLMMPVKPKSRSGKKAAGKRKSTPPQNAYGPVFNRSPAQNQPMTYSPTGISQEIEGSGITNRESSSDNESMQTSKGCKANSVNKIVTHSATDKGLNSGHLLNEMLPSTAMKESLVSSPTSPTYESISITSPLKSKSTLSHLTLPSTAVKELNYSLPSSGTPTDIIQENDNATTETAPCRPGYVLEKERCRSICDLTPNYCQNGGKCIVLQDVGPLCMCIQSSNVWYKGERCESFLTEFQLNCIIVACCLLLFILLLLLLVLVLKTSGRKLSRPLLGSTSKLWISSLAPQMSQSFSTLSEASDVTEQTSFGSLPRLSTFFDTERNRPLPLAQKQSLIVCEEFSSTSDFHARLLPDYHTKVPTDPSFWMMERTAF; this is encoded by the exons atgctgctccttgtgaccctgggcaagtcacggaatctccccattgccccagagt TCAGTGCCAGAACTGTGGCCTTGGACAAGTTCTCAGTCCCGGAGAAAGAGCAAAAGTTTGAAACCAGTGCCAAGCAAATCCTAGGAAGTTCTCTGGATATGCTCCACTCGCTGATCCCCAGACTCGAAAGACCCAGGCCTGAAGCCCCCACTGGTAGAGAAGCCGCCCCAGTTGTGATTGAGGAAAGGGGCATTGTTGCAGAACTTATAAAGTACAAAgagcagagaaggggcaggaacaCCATGCTGCACCTCCTGAGACTCCATTCCATGAAGTCTACACAGGACCATGCTAGGAGAAGGGGTGGTCAAAGCCGGGTCAGGATTCAGGCAAGACCAGACTTTGAGGATGAGGATCTCCAATTAATGATGCCAGTAAAACCCAAATCCCGGTCTGGCAAAAAAGCAGCTGGGAAGAGGAAATCTACTCCACCTCAGAATGCTTATGGGCCAGTCTTTAATCGGAGTCCAGCGCAAAATCAACCCATGACCTATTCGCCAACTGGAATCAGCCAAGAGATAGAGGGAAGTGGAATTACGAACAGAGAAAGCAGCTCAGATAATGAAAGTATGCAAACGAGCAAAGGCTGCAAGGCAAATAGTGTGAACAAAATAGTCACTCACTCAGCCACTGATAAAGGGTTAAACTCTGGACATCTACTAAATGAAATGTTACCATCTACAGCAATGAAAGAGAGTCTTGTGTCTTCACCAACATCTCCCACCTATGAATCAATATCTATTACATCACCCCTAAAAAGCAAGTCAACTCTTTCCCACCTCACTCTTCCCAGCACAGCAGTAAAGGAGCTAAACTACTCCCTGCCCTCCAGTGGGACACCCACAGACATTATCCAGGAGAATGACAATGCCACAACTGAGACGGCACCCTGTAGACCTGGGTACGTCCTGGAGAAGGAACGCTGTAGGAGCATCTGTGACCTGACCCCCAATTATTGCCAAAATGGAGGGAAATGTATCGTTCTGCAGGACGTCGGGCCCTTATGCAT GTGCATCCAGAGCAGTAATGTCTGGTACAAGGGAGAGCGCTGCGAGTCCTTCCTGACTGAGTTCCAGCTTAACTGTATTATTGTGGCCTGCTGTCTCCTCCTCTTCATCTTACTGCTTCTTCTCCTTGTACTTGTCCTGAAGACTAGCGGCCGGAAACTGAGTCGACCTCTGCTAGGGAGCACCAG TAAATTATGGATCTCCTCCTTGGCACCCCAGATGAGTCAGTCTTTCTCCACATTATCTGAGGCTTCCGATGTCACTGAACAGACATCCTTTGGCTCATTACCACGTCTTTCAACCTTCTTTGATACAGAGAGGAACCGG CCTTTGCCCTTGGCGCAAAAACAGTCCTTGATAGTGTGTGAGGAGTTCAGCAGCACTTCAGATTTCCACGCCCGTCTGCTTCCAGACTACCACACTAAG GTTCCAACAGATCCCAGCTTTTGGATGATGGAGCGAACTGCGTTTTGA
- the LOC117347717 gene encoding uncharacterized protein LOC117347717 isoform X1, whose protein sequence is MMFKLFKAGQLHSLWGLMCLIYYQTSSIHLAVSARTVALDKFSVPEKEQKFETSAKQILGSSLDMLHSLIPRLERPRPEAPTGREAAPVVIEERGIVAELIKYKEQRRGRNTMLHLLRLHSMKSTQDHARRRGGQSRVRIQARPDFEDEDLQLMMPVKPKSRSGKKAAGKRKSTPPQNAYGPVFNRSPAQNQPMTYSPTGISQEIEGSGITNRESSSDNESMQTSKGCKANSVNKIVTHSATDKGLNSGHLLNEMLPSTAMKESLVSSPTSPTYESISITSPLKSKSTLSHLTLPSTAVKELNYSLPSSGTPTDIIQENDNATTETAPCRPGYVLEKERCRSICDLTPNYCQNGGKCIVLQDVGPLCMCIQSSNVWYKGERCESFLTEFQLNCIIVACCLLLFILLLLLLVLVLKTSGRKLSRPLLGSTSKLWISSLAPQMSQSFSTLSEASDVTEQTSFGSLPRLSTFFDTERNRPLPLAQKQSLIVCEEFSSTSDFHARLLPDYHTKVPTDPSFWMMERTAF, encoded by the exons TCAGTGCCAGAACTGTGGCCTTGGACAAGTTCTCAGTCCCGGAGAAAGAGCAAAAGTTTGAAACCAGTGCCAAGCAAATCCTAGGAAGTTCTCTGGATATGCTCCACTCGCTGATCCCCAGACTCGAAAGACCCAGGCCTGAAGCCCCCACTGGTAGAGAAGCCGCCCCAGTTGTGATTGAGGAAAGGGGCATTGTTGCAGAACTTATAAAGTACAAAgagcagagaaggggcaggaacaCCATGCTGCACCTCCTGAGACTCCATTCCATGAAGTCTACACAGGACCATGCTAGGAGAAGGGGTGGTCAAAGCCGGGTCAGGATTCAGGCAAGACCAGACTTTGAGGATGAGGATCTCCAATTAATGATGCCAGTAAAACCCAAATCCCGGTCTGGCAAAAAAGCAGCTGGGAAGAGGAAATCTACTCCACCTCAGAATGCTTATGGGCCAGTCTTTAATCGGAGTCCAGCGCAAAATCAACCCATGACCTATTCGCCAACTGGAATCAGCCAAGAGATAGAGGGAAGTGGAATTACGAACAGAGAAAGCAGCTCAGATAATGAAAGTATGCAAACGAGCAAAGGCTGCAAGGCAAATAGTGTGAACAAAATAGTCACTCACTCAGCCACTGATAAAGGGTTAAACTCTGGACATCTACTAAATGAAATGTTACCATCTACAGCAATGAAAGAGAGTCTTGTGTCTTCACCAACATCTCCCACCTATGAATCAATATCTATTACATCACCCCTAAAAAGCAAGTCAACTCTTTCCCACCTCACTCTTCCCAGCACAGCAGTAAAGGAGCTAAACTACTCCCTGCCCTCCAGTGGGACACCCACAGACATTATCCAGGAGAATGACAATGCCACAACTGAGACGGCACCCTGTAGACCTGGGTACGTCCTGGAGAAGGAACGCTGTAGGAGCATCTGTGACCTGACCCCCAATTATTGCCAAAATGGAGGGAAATGTATCGTTCTGCAGGACGTCGGGCCCTTATGCAT GTGCATCCAGAGCAGTAATGTCTGGTACAAGGGAGAGCGCTGCGAGTCCTTCCTGACTGAGTTCCAGCTTAACTGTATTATTGTGGCCTGCTGTCTCCTCCTCTTCATCTTACTGCTTCTTCTCCTTGTACTTGTCCTGAAGACTAGCGGCCGGAAACTGAGTCGACCTCTGCTAGGGAGCACCAG TAAATTATGGATCTCCTCCTTGGCACCCCAGATGAGTCAGTCTTTCTCCACATTATCTGAGGCTTCCGATGTCACTGAACAGACATCCTTTGGCTCATTACCACGTCTTTCAACCTTCTTTGATACAGAGAGGAACCGG CCTTTGCCCTTGGCGCAAAAACAGTCCTTGATAGTGTGTGAGGAGTTCAGCAGCACTTCAGATTTCCACGCCCGTCTGCTTCCAGACTACCACACTAAG GTTCCAACAGATCCCAGCTTTTGGATGATGGAGCGAACTGCGTTTTGA